The nucleotide window GTGCGGATGAGCCTCAAAAGTGTGTTCTTGTCGTCATTTATGAAAATACTTCAGGACATGTTCCCAAAATGTGCCCTTTAATTTAATTCCATTTCTGTGATCCAGCATGGCGGCGTGGGACCTGTCCATCACGGTGGAGGACCTGGGGCCGGACGCCccacctgtcaacctcagtgTGATGTCTGACCTCCACGTGGGAGGAGTCATCCTCCAACTGGTGGAGAACACACGTGGGTCACCATTGTCTGACATATCGTAATGTAGGTCAAGGGTCACCGAGTTGGATCAAACTCAAGGTGCTTCTTGGATCATGTGAATAAAACTAATTCCAACTTTCACAATACATGGATATCAAATTTGCCAAACGAATGTTGAAAATGTCATCCCAAAGAAGCTATTTAAACCACAGCTTCATGGATACTTATAAGGTATTGGACATATAAAATAAAGTAGACGCACAACAAACAAGAATAACCGTATTATGGCTTCATAAATAGGAATTATTAGtaacagtactactactactattactactactactactcctgctgctggtactactactactactataactattactactactactacgactactgctactactactactactactactattactactactactcctgctgctggtactactactactataacttctaatactactactataacttctaatactactactataactactactactaatactaccactactactactactattactactactcctactactactgctactactactattacaactactactactactactgctactactactactgctgctgctgctactattataactattactactgctgctgctgctactattataactattactactgctactactactattgacttaagctggtcgccagtcagttgtagggctcCACTGCGCCATCACAATACGATTCCACGTGCAGTGTGAAATTTCCCTCGCTATCTTATAAATTCTAACACACCGTCCGTGCAGCGATCAAGCGCGATTGGTCGGACCACGCCCTGTGGTGGGAGCAGAAGCAGCGCTGGCTGCTGCGGACGTCCTGGACGCTGGAGAAACACGGCATCCACGCCGATGCCCGTTTGATCTTCATGGTCCAGCATAAGCCCTTAAAGGTGGGCCTGCCCAACGGGGTCACCGTGCGCCTGGGCGCCTGCTTCTCCAATCCCGTCTTCCAGACCGTGATGGGGATATGCACGTTGCTCAGTGAGTTtggaaataataaatacatcatAAGTGGcaactttgctttttttatgtTCCTGGAAAGAATTAATTTCTGCACCCCAAAGTGTCTAgaccaggggttgggaacctaaCCCTGGTCTAGGCCGTCTTCTAATAGGCAGTCCGCCGTTGAGATCGTCCACCGCAAAGTCAAACGAGGGTATAAATTTGATCCAACGCTTGATCTCCGCAGACATCCGTCACCCCGAGGAGCTGTCGCTCCTTCAGCCTGttgaagagaagaaaaaaaagaaggagaaAAGTTCAACGGAAGAGATTTTGGACCTGACTGCAGTTCCCCTCTCCACAGGTAATCGTCAGAACCGTGTATAGTATACAACAtggtacatttatttttccgtCCGTTCCCCTGACCCCCGCCACGATAacaatcaagtttttttttattctcggTGGACAGCCTCCCGGACCACTTTGTCCAACGGAATGCCGGCTCATTTTTGCGGCTCGCCCGAATTGGAAGGAATCTACAAAGCGTTGTCGGTTCCTCAGACGTCGCCCGCCCCGGAATTCATTGCCAAGCAGTACCGAGCGGCCAGCGTGGTGGACAAGGCCCACATACACGGCAGGTCCGTTCACCAAAGCGACTTAGCAATGAACAGAATAGGTTGGGAATCTAGAAAAGGCACTTTCTGTTTTCTCCAGATGGTTGGATTCATCGCGTTGTCTCATGCAGCTGGGCATCCAAGAAAATGACAAACTGTGGCTTCGCTTCAAATATTTCGCCTTCCACGATATCGAACCTAAGGTGCATCCATGTTATTGTGAATCGTGTTATTACGTGTTCTTTCCCTTCTCCCGGCATCCCAGTTTAGGAGACATTTCTGTCCGTTTTCAGTACGACGCCGTACGTCTGACCCAGTTGTACGAGCAGGCTCGCTGGGCCATCCTGTTGGAGGACATTGACTGCACAGAGGAGGAGATGATGCTGTTTGGAGCCTTGCAGGTAGAACGTGGGCCACAAAATGAAAGGCAAACAAATAGAACAGGTCCAACCATGTCACTAAAATGACCGCTCGCAGTACCACATCAGCAAAGTGTCGCAGTCGGAGCCCGAGATGGCCAAATCGGCGGCCGCCATGGACGACCTGGAATCGGCGCTTCAATGCCTGGAGGTGAAGATGGAGGGCGAGGGTGGCTCCGCCTCCGACATGCTggtgagatgagatgaaggCACACGAGTGCTTTCTCAACCTTTTGTGCGCTTTTAAAGTGTTTTCTTCTCTTTGACAGAACAACATGACCGCACCAGAACTTCACGATTACCTGAAGATTTTCAGGTGCCTGTAATTTCAACCCAAAATACTATTTATTGTCAATGATTAACTCTTTGTGGCAATCAGGCTAATGATGAAAAACACATCATTTGAGTTACATTATAAGCATTTCTTTACATGAGCCGGAGAATTTTGACCGTCAACATGTTTCAGGCCCAAAAGGTTGACCTTAAAGGGATACAAGCAATACTGGTTCAAGTTCAAGGACACTTCCATCTCCTACTTCAAGAGCAAAGAGGAGAGCAACGGGGAGCCCATTCAACAGATTAACCTCAAAGGTATGGaattgcaagattttgtaccaaaaaaaatccaagacatCAAccagggctggctctagaggtgactgtgtagttcccttcaaaaagagggcTAAATTAgccttcatacctggaactcaataccaattaacatacgtgaactcccgtctctgaacctcttggccaatcatctcaaagcctggctgttagacgaactaAATTGCGATCACAGCGTTGCCTAAAACTGTCTGTATGTGTCatggtttatcttcaacctacacaagggactaaagatggaaattagcccttggctacaatcttacatatatatatgttcattaacatgaatataaatatgttcattaatatgtcctgtcccccccaaaaaatcaaactCCAACTCAAACACATCCACCACAACCTTTAATAAACCCATTCTTAAACTtctgatttttatttgattttttttattccacacAGGCTGTGAAGTGGCGCCAGACGTGAACATGGCCGCCCAGAAGTTCCTCATCCGCCTGCTGATACCAGTCCCCGAGGGCATGAACGAAGTCTACCTCCGTTGTGAAAACGCGAGTCCACGCCGTCGACATTTGTCCGGCCTTTCTCGCTCCGGCGTTGCTGAAAATCTCCTCCGGTCTCCCTCCGTTCCTTGGACCAATAGGAGGAGCAGTACGCCCGGTGGATGGCCGCCTGTCGCCTGGCGTCCAAGGGCACGAGTCTGGCGGACAGCAGCTTCCAGAGCGAGATAAGCGGCATCCGCTCCTTCTTGGCCATGCAAAACACCAGTTCCAGTTCTCACGGCAACGCGGCGGCGAGCGATGAAAATATAAACACGTATAGTTTGGTGTCCCCACGCTACCAGAAGAAGTACAAAACCAAGCAGGTGGGGGAAATAAGCAACGTTACgttacaacaaacaaataaatatcaataaataaaaataaattttcaataGTAATGATTAAATAGATTAgaatagattacattacattacattacattacattacattacattacattacattacattacattacattacattacattacattacattacattacattacattacattacattacattacattacattacattacattacattacattacattacattacattacattacattacattacattacattacattacattacattacattacattacattacattacattacattacattacattacattacattacattacattacattacattacattacattacattacattacattacattacattacattacattacattacattacattacattacattagatttgtgggtgagaatacagccacaggaaaagacattttagacataaataaataggtaataaataaattcataaataaataaattcataaataagtattataagtagtcaacaacatacatAAGTAGGGATGTGCACAAACATCAAACCAAAAaaacgaacagataaataatcaataaataataataaaaataaattcaactttTCACTTGATTTGAGGTCATTCTTTGGTCGGATTCAAATTTTTTCTAGTAAGCCCTCATGTTTGACTTGTCAGCCAATTGTCTACCTCGTTACAAGCGAATGTGCAACGGGAATAGAAATAATTTGCCGATTCTTACCGTGTCTGTCCACGCAGCTGACGCCACGTATCCTGGACGCGTACCAGAATGTGGCCCAACTCTCACTGGTGGATGCCGTCTCCCGCTTTCTGCAGATCTGGCAGGCCTTGCCCGACTTTGGCCTCTCCTACTTCGTCGTCAGGTCGACTTTCAAGTTTATTCGCTAGACTTCTACCAGCTAGCTTTACCATTCCATGTTCATACTTTCCAAAGAAGCGCTGGACGCAAGAGCATTGATAGGTTCACCCTACTctcgtatggtgtttgtaaggttttttgggggtttgtaaggggaatcataatcatttataagggcagttatcggcagaggttgacaggtatgcattactcttgcaagagatgtattaaaaatgacttttaatgtcaataactcaaagcgttcttcattgcaagcacatatatataatgattaatatttctaacataaagcaaagcgttcttcattgcacgCAAATtcataataatgataaccctaacaaGCATCGTGTTTGTTGTGGAACAGGTTCAAAGGAAGCCGTAAAGACGAGGTCTTGGGCATCGCTCCCAATCGCCTGATCCGCATCGATCTGGGCGTGGGCGACGTGGTGAAGACTTGGCGTTACAACAACATGAAGCAATGGAACGTCAACTGGGACATTCGACAGGTGCGGAATTTCTACCAACAACTTCAACGTAGTCCGTTTTGAATGTgcgtgttaaaaaaacaaacatgaaattgaCGCATTTGAAACCACGTGGACAGGTGGCCATTGAATTTGAGGGGAACATTAACGTCGCCTTCAGCTGCGTGACGGCCGACTGCAAAATCGTGCACGAGTTCATCGGCGGCTACATCTTCATGTCCACGCGCAGTCGCCACAAGAGCGAGCAACTGGACGAGGAACTCTTCCACAAGCTGACCGGCGGACACGAGGCGCTGTAGAACTCTTGTTGGAGCGCCATGGAAATCCGGTTTTTAAAAGGTTCCGACCTTGCCTTCTTGTCAATGTCACAACAACACGGATGTACTATTCAAGTTCTAAATACGTTACCCACACATTTCGTGAAAACATGACTGACTTCAGTGTTACAATCAAAACATTAGAGAACAACAATACAAGTTTACCACATGtacttttaataaaaatgaattgagcATATTCATCTTTACAGGCGTTCACATTGAAGATTTTCATTCTATGATAATAGAAGCGTATTCCTCTGACATATGGCTGGtttagaaaaaatgatttgcgaATAAGGCTAGGATATGATGGACTTTTGAACCAGTTGATCCAGTTTCAGATGGTATCACAGTGGCAGGATACTCCCTAAAAGAGAGAAAGACATCTTTTCATCATCAAAAATGGACATTCACGTCATGTCTTACTTGTGGGCTTGAGTCGTAAAGCTCGGCTGAAGTATTCCGTTGGTAGTTTTCCCTCCGCGTTCCCCGCTGTCAGCAAAACGTGGTTCTCTGACCAAAAGAACTCAATCCCACCTGCACAACCAAATTCAGACATGTCAAGTAACTTAGTTAAGGGGATAACTAATTACCTGATGGCGTTCTACTGTGTGCAATCTTACCAGCAAGAGCTTTGGGTACATCGATAAAAATAGCCAGATCGCAGTCTTTTCTCATACCTAGTGAAAATCAGGAAagacaattaaataaaaattggaaTTGAGACGCTTGCATGACTTTTGATGTATGACAATCCCTGGAAGCCTATTGGCGCAAATAAAAAGTGACATTgcagatcttttttttctccgtttGCCATCAATGTCGCTAGTTTGAATCATACATCAAAttacagtaccgtattttcatgactataaagcgcacataaaagtcttacattttctccaaaaatagacagggcgccttataatccagtgcgctttatttatggaccaatactaaaattgttatcacgataaaatcaaataaatgagtggatagggtacaccatcctctacagctctcacaactacggcaagcagcccccgactctactattttccccgtagaaaaagtactgcgcagtgactgctgggatatgtagttcttttgtcaatacacccaatggattgtggcctgtatacatcgacatcaacacagctttacgaagggtggcaggcagcgccgggctagttacgctagctactatttatgaatggattgtggccgcctggacgaacgtataaaactttgtacacagaaaatgaggactttgatggatttgtgggtgatgattacGTGAgtagtacattgtaaaatggctaaataaagtacaaccgaactcagttttgcttctgttgcctttttaaaaacgtgtttttagcgtgtgtccgtatgtttaagctggtgtatgttttgcca belongs to Stigmatopora argus isolate UIUO_Sarg chromosome 9, RoL_Sarg_1.0, whole genome shotgun sequence and includes:
- the fermt3b gene encoding fermitin family homolog 3b is translated as MAAWDLSITVEDLGPDAPPVNLSVMSDLHVGGVILQLVENTPIKRDWSDHALWWEQKQRWLLRTSWTLEKHGIHADARLIFMVQHKPLKVGLPNGVTVRLGACFSNPVFQTVMGICTLLNIRHPEELSLLQPVEEKKKKKEKSSTEEILDLTAVPLSTASRTTLSNGMPAHFCGSPELEGIYKALSVPQTSPAPEFIAKQYRAASVVDKAHIHGRWLDSSRCLMQLGIQENDKLWLRFKYFAFHDIEPKYDAVRLTQLYEQARWAILLEDIDCTEEEMMLFGALQYHISKVSQSEPEMAKSAAAMDDLESALQCLEVKMEGEGGSASDMLNNMTAPELHDYLKIFRPKRLTLKGYKQYWFKFKDTSISYFKSKEESNGEPIQQINLKGCEVAPDVNMAAQKFLIRLLIPVPEGMNEVYLRCENEEQYARWMAACRLASKGTSLADSSFQSEISGIRSFLAMQNTSSSSHGNAAASDENINTYSLVSPRYQKKYKTKQLTPRILDAYQNVAQLSLVDAVSRFLQIWQALPDFGLSYFVVRFKGSRKDEVLGIAPNRLIRIDLGVGDVVKTWRYNNMKQWNVNWDIRQVAIEFEGNINVAFSCVTADCKIVHEFIGGYIFMSTRSRHKSEQLDEELFHKLTGGHEAL